DNA sequence from the Antedon mediterranea chromosome 7, ecAntMedi1.1, whole genome shotgun sequence genome:
GAGTTTACACCACCTCCAGGACTTAActtcacacacacacagagCTGAGAGTGGGCTGCTGTCTGACGACGATGCATTCTACTCTAGAGGGCTCACATCTCTTTTGTAACGGTACGGTTGTTTTGGTTTCCATCAGATCTGCTAAACATGTTATCAAGTTTTgaaaatgattatgtttttatgaaaaGTTGGCGTTctttacatttcatttttttaaattacaattactactaaatgtattaattattatgtgtGTAAACCATTAGTAGCCTAAAAAGCTACATAGCATCTTTTTTTCCAAGAACATTTTGCGCTAttaaattttgataaatttttTATGAATTGAGGTTTTACCTTTTGTTTTGACCGTACAATCTTAAAATAAAATGCCAAAATCCACTGATAcgcagcattgtcattttttcagtaatttgcctttggatttaaaataaaatatgtaatgaCAAAAAAGATCGACGCTTCGGAACCATCATGGAACCATTCTTAAGAACAAATGAGTACCATTAGCACCAAGGGTGACAATAAATactaaactataaataatgatttatgtTCGTAATATGCACATGTCTCCTTACCCACGAGTAGCCTACACGGGCGCAGATCATGGGATTTCCGACCCCCAATTTGTAGATTGTTATTTTTCCccatatttcattcattttcatatttagGTTTTATTTTTACATCAAGTAGTTCTAAGTATAAGCCCATATTTCGGATGATAATTGAGAAAAATAgctggtaggcctattatttttcTCTTGTATTTCCCAATTTCCCGAAAAATCGAAATGGCATTTAGAGACTCAGCTATTTCACTTTATATCGTATTTATTCGgtttttattatgaattttcggcttgtctgtaggcctacaatgttccagacgtttttctcgaacaataaataaaatgaaattttacctagataattcaaatatttacaaatatatatatcttaAAAAAATGTGCTAATTAAGATCCTACAATGGTAATCATTATCACTGATTAGTGTAGTAGGCTACAAGATCATCTGCACACTGGGTGATTATATTTATCTTACTTTCGATTGTCAATGTAATATCACATCtagtttacattgtttttttataacatttataatttttctCTTTGCACGTAATACGTGCAAAAGggaaaaataatcaatgttaaaaaTGTTGACCGACTTTCTCTCCTCCCTCCTCTCACCTGGAATCTCTAGTCTTATTTTTGGAACGGAAAAAAAGAACTTCACATGTTAGACGTTTTTACCAGACTGTTTATTTCAGCTCGTTGTTTGTAGTTTTTACATACAAAacaactagcctaggcctaggctagtcttTTATGAATCGTTGATGTTTATGTTATACTGAACAATTGAATCATGTTTGTTTTTTGAAATAAGCATCATTAGTGGAATAAAGCTAACTCATAGGACATGGAGGAGAATTTTAGCCGAAGTTCCAATGAAGGTAAAGAGAGAGTGTGCTCTTCGTCGTCGGgtagtagtagcagcagtagCGCTATGTCGGACTGTCCACCGAGCTCGAACGGCGGCGGCGGTGGTGTTGTTATTGTACCCAACAAGAGTGGTGTTGTTGTGAAGAAAGAGCCAAGTTATATACATACAAACACAACATGTCCTGACGATGTCTCGgtaatattatatactgtattttaatatttcagatAACTTTAAGTCTGAGAGTGagttataattatttcattaataaacaaTGACTTGTTTATTTACTCTACTGTGTTACTGTTATCacgtttttgttttcttttttcatgattaaataaatttaatttgtttcagGAGAGACAAACTAAGACTATATTATTGTCTACACAGCCTAGTTCCAAGTTAGACCTACTGCATCACTGCAGcacaataaaaattatattattttattctactgtaattaatagacaataaaataaacttttccTGTGCACAACGCATGGTGGCAAGGATTTGGAAGCAAACGTCACAATGCATACGTACATGATTCGTTTGTACGACGTACACGTAGTGACGTTTGCTTCTAAACCCTTCCTATGTTACTCGCAGAATCAAACTAGGCCTATTTGCGATAAACATTATGAATAAGAATGTAAATTGTGTTGTGTAACAATGGATATgttgaagaaaagaaaaaatttcatttttagaaTTGTGTATCAATATTGCTCAATGCTATTCAAACTCAATGAAATCTCTAAATTAAAAAGATGTGTTTTAAGAAAACGTTTAACGCTCTGACAGTTTACCTTTTACTACGTGGTTTAATTGTTTGACCTTTTTTTCTCCATGATATTATAAAACAGtttcaatttctttaatttCGTCAAACTCTTAATGACTCATTTGAAACCATGTGATAAACCACATATCCTGTTGATTATTCTAATCTTGAGTATTTCACCAATTTAGAACACTACCTGCTGAGCCTGTTAAACTAGATATGCTGCTTTGTATTCAGTTTCTATCTACTTGCATATTTATTTACGTTTCCATCATCATCACTAATTAGTAGATACTTATCTATGGCTTGATTTactttaacaacaacaaaaaatgtgctttgttgtattattatactattaaaatgacatctATCAGTAACACATTTGTTTTGTGTCAAGTCTAATCTCATtaaacatttaatgtaaaatgtactacatttatgtttaattgttattaTGTAATCCACAGTACAATACTTACAGTACTTCCTATGCTACTACTAGGTACATTAAACAATAGCATACTGTGTACAATGCTATCTACATTAGTGTACAGTATGTGGACAGGAAAGCTATGTACTGTTTTACGCACTGAAGTGTACAGAAGAGGGAACATGTACAGCACTATTGTATCCTGCACACGTAGAATTGTATTTAAACAGTAAAAAAGAGGATGTGTAAAGCTCCTAGGGAGCAGTTGATATAActtattattctattattagAATGATCAATGAAATACATCTCTGTAAATATCTTACTTGTAATTTACACTAATTCAGAATGGATGCTTTTCAATTCCAGTGTACATTCTCTATTCTATTTTTAGACTACTAATACTAGTTATAGGATGTACATGCAAGATTGTAATCATTTATTCagatttattttcaataaatctTACTTTTTGTTAAGTTTTTGTTAACTTTTCATAGATTATTATAAGCcaatatataataatgtcaTACGGTGGTCAATAGTCATATTGTTAAAGGAGTGTGTAAATTGTCTAGTCAATTGAAttctataataatttatgtaatttgattatttaatgCTAATTGGAGTTACTATTCTTTTGGTCTACTTATCAGTCACCATTGGTTAATAATAGTCAATGCacatcattatattattattagtagcaTTCTGATAATCTCCATAAAATTAGAATTATTGATATTATCTATCCATGATATATGCGATAAGGTTATGgagaaaaaactaaaatgtataattaacgaCCAGTCTCATCCtctttttaactttataaattTCAGTAGATCCGGAAGGATGATTCCTTCAATTAAGAAGACTGAGcgtcataataaatcatttctTCCGTGTGCAATCAGGCAATACAACAAGCAATTTAAAAGATAACTTGAgacgttttatattttattctttatatagtattttaatatttatactgttcataatgttttatacatagcatattttcttatatattatcttatccattgtatagtattgtatgtttttaactgttgttatttttattgtaatttcaaccttggaaggcaaatttcatttactgtgtatttgacaataaatttgaacttgaacttgaacttgaacttgattAACATTAAAATCTTTGAACATAAAATGTTAACCACACAGTACAATTTTAAAGTGTACACTATCTGACTGTCTGATGATAAGCAATCTTTTACACTATAAATgtgtttatcattttaattattatctcatcatcatcatcatcagcagcAGCAATACAATCCATGCATTTCTACCTTCTTTCCACATGACATTTCAACCTGTGTATCAAGCTGTTTACAAGGCTGAAAATAGCAATCTATCTTTAGCATTTCCTTTATCAATCTATAAAGCTCTTACTCTCTCTTGTAGACGCTTAACAGCCTCATTTTTTTCAGTGTCAGAGTTTCAATTTCCCCTGAGAATGTTGCTATGTTATTTATGTCCTGTCATTTATATGTTGTATGTtgcttttaaataaatttctattaatacatttttcacTGGAGAATCTTGTTGTTAGATTAGAAAGGCATTTGTAACAAAGCTGTTGTAGTGGATATCAATCCTAAACAATACTATATAGAAAGGCATTTGTAACAAAGCTGTTGTAGTGGATATCAATCCTAAACAATACTATATAGAAAGGCATTTGTAACAAAGCTATTGTAGTGGATATCAATCCTAAACAATACTATATAGAAAGGCATTTGTAACAAAGCTATTGTAGTGGATATCAATCCTAAACAATACTATACTGTACCTTCGCCTACATAGTACTGTACTTATTGtaaaaaaagtatgtttttcCATATTGTGAGACATATTAATGACATGGTGTGTTCAGTTCCTACCACTTTGTGGTGGTAAGGTTTGTGAACTGCACCATTTAGTGATATGGTGTTTCATGAGCTTAAGCAACTAAATGAACAATTCCATCAGACCCATATGCTGCATGTCCACTGGGAGGTATTTTAAATGTCAGGTATAATTATTGgaattatcataattatatgaCTGGCAGCATACACTATTGTGTATTAAAATGTTACAtaattcataatataatgcttaACGTTCAGGATTTTTACCCGGTGGTTCTTTATTCTACAAAAGGACAATTGCCATGACCGACATGGTGGTAGGCTAGTTTATCATGTGACCTTCTTCCGCTGATTGTCTTTAGAGTTTGAACAGGGCATTTACACCTTCCAGGCTACTGGATTGTACATAAATGTGAATGCTGAATATAAAAATGACATTTGTTTTTTCAAAGAAATGCAAACTTTActaatgtaattttgttttttcttaaagGACTATGCTCAGAATACAATGAATGAGTTGTTGGCAATCTATGGCTATGAGGGTGTTGATAAATCTGTCACTCGCCAATTACATCTCATCAATTTCTCACAAAAAGAGTCAGATCCTGAAGGTCAGATTTCTTCATTGttatatgaatatgaatttaaacCTATTTGTCATCCCATTGATGGTGTATAAAATGCTTTGACACAAATCActacatattatataacattacaTGTAAATAACACTACATGTAAATAACACTACATGTAAATAGCACTACATGTAAATAACACTACATGTAAATAACActacatattatataacattacaTGTAAATAACACTACATGTAAATAACACTACATAGAAATAACactatatattatacagtataacattacATGTAAATAGCACTACATGTAAATAGCACTACATGTAAATAACACTACATGTCATTGTAAATAACACTACATGTAAATAacactatatattatataacattacaTGTAAATAGCACTACATGTAAATAACACTACATGTAAATAGCACTACATGTAAATAACACTACATGTAAATAACACTACATAGAAATAACACTTACATGTAATTGTAAATAACACTACATGTCAATAACACACAGTTGTTTTTTCTTGTTAGGTCAAGTGCCAACTTCAGAGGTTGAGGATGACTCCAATTCACAAGAGTCTGTTCAAATGCAGTCAACATCTCCAAGAATCTCTTCTAATGGATCTGCAGAACAACAACCAATCTCGCAACAATCGGATAGCTCATCTGAAATGAATACTTCTCAAACTGGTAATGCAtcataaaatctttttttttttggttgctttattaaaaaaaaacaaattatgattgcTACAAAAAATACTATAGTGAAAACTTGATCCCCACTAGTATGCAGTACATGTAGTGCATGCATTAATGTAATGTAAGAACATGTAGTGCATTGTTAATGTAATGTAAGAACATGTAGTGCATGCATTAATGTAATGTAAGAACATGTAGTGCATGCATTAATGTAATGTAAGAACATGTAGTGCATGCATTAATGTAATGTAAGAACATGTAGTGCATTGTTAATGTAATGTAAGAACATGTAGTGCATGCATTGTTAATGTAATGTAAGAACATGTAGTGCATGCATTAATGTAATGTAAGAACATGTAGTGCATGCATTAATGTAATGTAAGAACATGTAGTGCATGCATTAATGTAATGTAAGAACATGTAGTGTATGCATAGGTAATGTAATGTAAGAACATGTAGTGCATGCATTAATGTAATGTAAGAACATGTAGTGCATGCATTAATGTAATGTAAGAACATGTAGTGCATGCATTAATGTAATGTAAGAACATGTAGTGCATGCATGAAATGTTTCtttgattgatttgattgattgattgattgatgcaTTAATGTAATGTAAGAACATGTAGTGCATGCATTAATGTAATGTAAGAACATGTAGTACATGCATTAATGTAATGTTGTAAAGTTCAATCAGAATCAACAGCTTAGAACTGCCACTGTAACCAAGCttttaaatggttttttttatgatttttttaatttaccagTTGGTACGTTTCCTTTTTCTGAAGTTGATGTACCAAATTAGATGACATTATATAACTTTATTTTGAGAACCTTAATGATGATTTATTAATTGCTAATTATAAATGGTTTCCTAGTCTTCATGTGACGTCTGTAAACCCATACAACAACATTAATTTTTGTCTATTATTCTTCACAGACAACAAAATACTGTGTGATTGGTGTAAATCATATCGACCAAAACTGTTTACTTTGAGTACATCAACACAAACAAAAGCATTCTGCAGTGAACGATGCTTTGCTGCTTGTAGAAGAGCTTACATTAAACCTATCAAGAAGATCTGTAACTGGTGCAAACATAGTAGACACAATACTGAGTATGTGACGTATCAACATGGAAGTCAAACATTGCAGTTCTGTAGTGGAAAATGTTTAGCACAGTataagaaaaatgaagatttaaaTGACAACAATGAGCCATCTGATATGAACTATAGTGAGGGAGCAACCATAGAAACATTAAGAAAAAGACCATTATTGGAAGCGAGAAGTAGTGCTACAGTAGTACCATCTGAATCTGTTGGAAACACTGCAACAAATGATTCAAGGACTGTTTTAGTTAATTCAACTTACAAAAATCAACCATTAAACTTGACATCACCATTACCAAACACACGCATTAATTTATTACCAACAACACAGCTGATGCCTGGACAAATGTTCAGTCCATTCCAAACTATTAATTCACCAATATTTCAATTTCCAACATTAATGCAGCCACATCAAATGTTGGTTCAACAACCTCCACCACCGTTGGTTATAAATCAACATAGCAATCAGAGAAGCCACAGAGGTGAACAAGATAGAATGAAGCACCAAGACAAGCCACATTATCGTACTTCAGAGAATGCAACAAGGAAAAACAAAACTGCAAACACTTCTGCCAATGGATGTGAACCTGAAACAACCACAGCACTTCCTACTTCTTTGCTACCACCTACTACCATTATGGTTCCTCATCCGGTATTTGTACCGATACCAATTCCAATACCGATTCCAATTCCGGTTCCTACTGACAAGTTTTCAAAAATCTTTGAAAACACCTTTGCCAACCTAAGACCAGAAAGTGAAGAACCAGTCTCAACAAAAGTCACAAGCGAGGAAAAACTTGTTGAAAAAACTGAAGAAAGAAACAGCCTTTTAACTCCCCAAATTAATATAAGAGAAAAGAGAAAGCTTTTACCAAAACCTAAACACAATCCATCCTACATGCCTGTCCAGCAGCCTTATGCCTCAATGTCAAGCCACCAACCTCCTCCAGAGTGTTTCAGCCCTGCAGATCCAGTCTCCCTCCATCGTCCACAATTTGTAATGCTCAACCGACCGCCTCCAAACAAGCTACCGATCCCTCGTATGCCCCGTAAACCACCCATGAAAGAACGAGATGATGTCCTTTTAAAAATCAGCGATAAGTACCCGCGTCAACTAAGTGCTAGTACATCTCAATTGAATGGCATTGAAAAGATTGGAAATGCAGAAAGTTCTAGCAAAGTTCGCGAGGCTTTGCGGTGTCATTTAACGCGCCGTCTGTCCCAATCAGCTGTAAATCTTGTGGAAGCAGCAAAATTAAAAGTTGGCAGGACAACTGCTGATGAACTCCGACGAAGTTTAAGTCTTGGTAGGTTGAATGAAGATCAAGAAAATAAGTTAAGTTCAAAAGTAAGCCATAGCTTAGGTAACCTTCATGATAGCATGCCAGCTAGTGGGTCAAGAACAGGAGCTACAGTGACTGATGAGCAGATAAGGCAAGATGCTGCCCACACTGCCATTAGACCAGACAATCTCAAAAGACCCCTTGATTCTGATGTCTATAGACTCATGGatttaaagttaaaaagaaaaagattCCTTGCTGATATGGACGCTTAGAGATACATATGGttaaacatatacaaaataacATTGTAAGATACATGCGTTGTATGGACAACATACTTAATccctctaaagcgtggttcccactagcgacgcaacgcaaggacgtaacgcaacgcaagtgaattgaccaatcacaagcgatggctcattcgcttgtgattgctaactatctataacttcgcttgtcattggttaaaacgcttgcgttgcgtttacgtccttgcgttacgttctagtgggaaccaagctttagagacGCATACACATTATATGATGCATTAATGTGTTGAAATACCTATGTTTTATTTGCATGAATATTTAGTTTGTGTATAGTTTTATTAAGCAGTGCTTAATATTTAAAGAtgattttataaatgtaaaaaagtGGCTGGTTCCATTTCTATTATTTGCCAGTAAATCTAGAAGATATTTTTAGCATGACTATAACATGTTTATAACACATGTCCGCAGCAGTTGGTATTCAGAAAGTGTTTTCAACGCAATTGAATATGTACCTTATATACTGTATGATAGAAAGATTTCCTTTAACTGtttttaatatgaaaaaaaaaaaatgtattaagtaTTACTGGTTTAGGTACAGAGGTTGGGAACTATGTTTTGTACATTAAAGAGATGTACACGTTTGTGAGAACATTATTTTGTTGGGTACTGTAGTCAATAAAATTTCAGCATAGATGATGATATAAGTAAAATATACAAGAAGAACATGAATTAAGTTAGTTCTTAATATACTATTCCagaaatactaaatattaattttgtgtttgtttttttatttagaaagtATAGTTAGTAGCAAAAGATAATGTTAAGAGGATAACATCTTAATTTGAAAttcttaattatattttaatcatttaatgtTAGGTAACATAGTTTTGAGACTTATTCTAgctatacttaatttaatgtttgtgtTGAACCGTTTTAGTGTCATAATTTGAGCATAGACTTTAGGATCTTATGTTCAGTTGTATTTAATGTGTGCTACAAATGGACTACTATTGTTGCTATATTGTTTAAATCAATATCAAAAATGTTGTAAGGGCAACTACAGTATTAAACTTCATTAACATAGAAAACGCAGTAGTTATTACAGAGAAATAATTTAGGAACCTACCTTATTTCTtcaggctagtagtagtactacagATAAATCTGTAATTTTGGTCTCTATCTGtctaactactgtataatgatgCTTCCTGTAATTACTGTGCACTTTGTACAATAAGCTGGATGTCTCCACTATTTAAAAGTAAGGCGATAGATTGAATCAATTTGAAAGATAAATAAGGGTTTACACCAGACCAAAAGCACATAAGAATAGGCTTGCTTAGGATAGGCTTGCTTAGAATAGGCTTGCTTAGAATAGGCTTGCTTAGGATAGGCTTGCTTAGGATAGGCTTGCTTAGAATAGGCTTGCTTAGGATAGGCTTGCTTAGGATAGGCTTGCTTAGGATAGGCTTGCTTAGAATAGGCTTGCTTAGAATAGGCTTGCTTAGGATAGGCTTGCTTAGGATAGGCTTGCTTAGAATAGGCTTGCTTAGAATAGGCTTGCTTAGGATAGGCTTGCTTAGGATAGGCTTGCTTAGGATAGGCTTGCTTACTTGTGAAAAGTGTGTGTTTTCTATAAAGTAAAAACACTGCTGAGGAGGACCAAACTCtatccatatatatatatattatagtctTTTGTATAATAGCTATGTATTGTTAATCAAAGTATTTGTTctatatttatacatataataatgTAATCTAATTCCTTTCTAGTATAGCTAATGTAGGTATATAATGTGCTGTCTTGTAAATGTTACAAACATATCATACAGTCTGATTTTTTTGGCGATGATTGCCTTCCATACATAAATACCCAAATGACTAGTGCTATTAAGATGTATTTCCTCTCATTAGATCTGCTGTATGATTATTTCACAATACTTGCTAATTTtgagaaaaattatttttatattgtttcattttatttattcattttttttttcattttaatcatTGCTGTAAAacgtaaaaatgttttatatacaacATGACTACTCATGTAAATAAACATATAACATGGCTCATGAgaataaaacatattatactAAATCTAACATACAACATGGCTCATGtgaataaaacatattatactAAATCTAACATACAACATGGCTCATGtgaataaaacatattatactAAATCTAACATACAACATGGCTCATGTGAATAAAACATACTAAATCTAACATACAACATGGCTCATGTGAATAAAACATACTAAATCTAACATACAACATGGCTCATGtgaataaaacatattatactAAATCTAACATACAACATGGCTCATGtgaataaaacatattatactAAATCTAACATACAACATGGCTCATGtgaataaaacatattatactAAATCTAACATACAACATGGTTCATGtgaataaaacatattatactAAATCTAACATACAACATGGCTCATGtgaataaaacatattatactAAATCTAACATACAACATGGTTCATGtgaataaaacatattatactAAATCTAACATACAACATGGCTCATGTGAATAAAACATACTAAATCTAACATACAACATGGCTCATGTGAATAAAACATACTAAATCTAACATACAACATGGTTCATGTGCATAAAACATATTATACTAAATCTAACATACAACATGGCTCATGtgaataaaacatattatactAAATCTAACATACAACATGGCTCATGTGAATAAAACATTATACTAAATCTAACATACAACATGGCTCATGTGAATAAAACATTATACTAAATCTAATTCAGTTTGTTTATTTTGCTCTTTGTTACAGTTGTCTGTTAAAAACCACAATCCATACTACACATCAGAAATACATTACATATTTAATCCAACTCTCTAATATGATATAAATAGACCACAATTATAATTAACTTTCCCTACCGGACTATCTGAAAACTGGAAAATTTCCCAAACCAgaattaccattaaaaacacattcgaAATATGAGAATTAAACCAGACATGTAAGGCCAGCATAAGGGGtatctggtattgggagaggtGATTGGTTATACAGTAACACAACCTGACGATGGGAATTGATCAGAGAGATAGCGAAGGGGCTTTCATAATTGAATATAAACCAATCTTTGAAACGTCATCATTGTTTTAAACTTGTGAAAGTAAAAGTTGATCCGTCGAGTGTTTAATAAACTAATGACATAATCAGTGTTATCTTATAACTGACTTGTTAATTATCTCTAGTCATAATCCTAAAGTTCAAATTGATGTCGGCCTATTTTACACATAATTTTAAGATTGATATCTGATGTGATTCCACACTGGGGTTTGTACGACACATCAGTAATAAGTACATACGCTCTAATACTACATCGTTGATCTTCTGGTATAAAATCTGAAACACTATAAAATCACCATAAGATAACTAATAAGCATTCAAAAATCGTGCTACATGTAAGTTAACATGTATCATATGTTATTCCATGACAAACAGTAACAAAGTTTTCCACATTTTCAGTAAGATAAAAACCTGTTTAATATAAAGCTTTGTATGACTAAGGTATCCCATAATGTTAGCATACTGCTCAATATTGTGTTCATTCACCATCACTGCCAGAAAAGACCTATTAAGTTTATTCCCTCAAGGAAATTGAATTTGAAAGACTTAAGGCGGAAGGCCTTTAACACTGTGAGAAATACACCTACACAAAGTTTAAAATCaaagattaatttaaaaaacacaaaacaacgTAACTGTAAACTCCACTTTCTAATAATGAAACATGATTTGGGTAGTACGGTATTATAATGGAGTACCGTTTGTGACATCATGAAGTTAGGCAGCTTAATGTGATATAGCATCCTGTCATTTGAGATTTCTTCTgtaaaaacaattttctaaATATATAGAGTACTGTAGTACTAGGTATtagattataatatttttatgtattgCATTTGTAAGTAAATTTGAGTGCAtgtataatactaataatgcCCTATGTTAGTGCAtgtataatactaataatgcCCTATGTTATGAAGGTTATgggttttcaatttaataattaattctaCAAACATA
Encoded proteins:
- the LOC140054026 gene encoding uncharacterized protein, yielding MEENFSRSSNEGKERVCSSSSGSSSSSSAMSDCPPSSNGGGGGVVIVPNKSGVVVKKEPSYIHTNTTCPDDVSDYAQNTMNELLAIYGYEGVDKSVTRQLHLINFSQKESDPEGQVPTSEVEDDSNSQESVQMQSTSPRISSNGSAEQQPISQQSDSSSEMNTSQTDNKILCDWCKSYRPKLFTLSTSTQTKAFCSERCFAACRRAYIKPIKKICNWCKHSRHNTEYVTYQHGSQTLQFCSGKCLAQYKKNEDLNDNNEPSDMNYSEGATIETLRKRPLLEARSSATVVPSESVGNTATNDSRTVLVNSTYKNQPLNLTSPLPNTRINLLPTTQLMPGQMFSPFQTINSPIFQFPTLMQPHQMLVQQPPPPLVINQHSNQRSHRGEQDRMKHQDKPHYRTSENATRKNKTANTSANGCEPETTTALPTSLLPPTTIMVPHPVFVPIPIPIPIPIPVPTDKFSKIFENTFANLRPESEEPVSTKVTSEEKLVEKTEERNSLLTPQINIREKRKLLPKPKHNPSYMPVQQPYASMSSHQPPPECFSPADPVSLHRPQFVMLNRPPPNKLPIPRMPRKPPMKERDDVLLKISDKYPRQLSASTSQLNGIEKIGNAESSSKVREALRCHLTRRLSQSAVNLVEAAKLKVGRTTADELRRSLSLGRLNEDQENKLSSKVSHSLGNLHDSMPASGSRTGATVTDEQIRQDAAHTAIRPDNLKRPLDSDVYRLMDLKLKRKRFLADMDA